One Actinomycetota bacterium genomic window carries:
- the fsa gene encoding fructose-6-phosphate aldolase codes for MKIFIDTANIEHIREVNSWGILSGVTTNPTLCAREGKEFHSSIKEICEIVDGPVSVEAVSMDRKGIVKEARELARIAENVVIKIPMMTEGLAATKVLANEGVKVNMTLIFSVNQALLAAQVGATYVSPFIGRLDDIGQDGMGVLSDIVLVYDNYGIETQVIAASIRHPMHVVRAAQIGADIATVPYEVLKAMVKHPLTDKGIAKFLEDWEKLKKSVHR; via the coding sequence GTGAAGATATTCATCGATACTGCGAACATTGAACATATCCGCGAGGTCAATTCCTGGGGGATTTTAAGTGGTGTGACCACCAACCCTACCTTATGTGCCCGGGAGGGAAAAGAGTTTCATTCCTCGATTAAGGAAATTTGTGAGATCGTGGACGGTCCGGTGAGTGTCGAAGCGGTGAGCATGGATAGGAAGGGAATAGTGAAAGAAGCAAGGGAATTGGCGAGAATAGCGGAGAATGTGGTCATTAAAATCCCCATGATGACGGAGGGACTAGCGGCCACCAAGGTGTTGGCAAATGAAGGCGTAAAGGTCAACATGACGTTGATCTTCTCGGTTAATCAAGCTTTGCTCGCCGCTCAGGTTGGCGCGACATATGTAAGTCCCTTCATTGGACGTCTGGATGATATCGGTCAGGATGGAATGGGAGTGCTCTCCGACATCGTCTTAGTTTATGACAATTATGGCATAGAAACCCAGGTTATCGCCGCGAGCATTAGACATCCCATGCACGTCGTCCGAGCCGCTCAAATCGGGGCGGATATCGCTACCGTTCCTTACGAGGTGCTTAAAGCGATGGTTAAACATCCTCTGACGGATAAGGGTATCGCGAAATTTCTTGAGGATTGGGAAAAACTCAAAAAATCCGTTCACCGTTGA